GTTCAATATTTGTAAAATAttgtaataataaaatcaacattttaaatatccaattcaatacaaataaatattgaaatattttattatggCCAAACGGGGccatttaattaatgattttgcCTGAAAATGCAAACCTTAATTTCGTTTCTTTCAAACTCAagaatgtttatttattttatttgacaagctgttgtactttctttgacaTATCCTCTTTGTCTTCCTTTGATAACTGTACTTCATGGTTAGCTGACTAGCCAATTAGTCTACCACTTAAagttaatagaaaaaatattttcaaaaaaatggaATAACAAATAGTCTAATATATGAAACAAaggttatttttgaaaaacaagaacaataatttaaaattcacCAAGTTTAATTTTCCTCACACATTCATATTCAATGATTTAATAAAAAGGTGCATATTGTTTCATGATTCACCGACTTGTGTGAGCTCGCAATATATATACGTCggttcaaaatcaaacaaagaatgAGAGTTGTCGAGggttaatacatgaataatgtTGCGTATATTTTATACTTTTCAGACCACACTCATTTACACtaaatttattgttgtttatttgatttattcacaATATTCTTTGAATGTGAAGCAAGCTCTTTGATCAACAATCTTATTAGAAACGAAAAGATCCATTAACATGtaaaaatctaaatttaatcaTAATAAAGATAAATAGTGTAACGAGCTTACCCTTAATTAGTTTGGTAAGCTCTATTTTATTATAGAACCTGAAGGCTAGGATAAACCTTTTTCAAAGAAGTAAATACATATTAagaataagatttttttttttgtaattaataaaTGATGGAAATTAAAGCAAAGTGAGGTTTAAGACAAGCAAAAAGACATTCCAATCAGTACATGCACGAAAAAATAATTCGGCGAGGTATAAAAAGTCATAAAGTGGTTGCCTAGAAAATCATTACAAATCATatcttttttgttaattaagATTGTTAGCCcaattaaaacaatatttttttaaatacccAAGACATTACTTCTCTGTCCCATGCTTTGTCTTAATGCCCCGCGATTTAAGTACTTTCTGCCTAAAATTCTCACTCTTCCCACCaaaagaaacataaataaatacgTTATAAGTCACTATTACAACCTTGACTATATTTATGAGTTTACCTTATCGATATAATAATATACTTTTGAACtattgaaaatacaataaaaatatagtattatATTTGATCTAATAAAACTCTCgaattattagaaataaaacaaaataccaAGATAGATGAAAAGAAACCTTATTAGTAAGCATACTTCATCTTTAATTAAAAGTTGGGTTTGAGTCTTGGAATTAAGTTAATATTGGTAGAGAGTGTTTTATCGTGAAACTTCCGACGCAAATCCAAATTAGCTTAATTCCAAAATGAAATACTGCATTGGATGGTAAAGAAAAATTGACACTCTAAAAGAATTTTTAAGTATTAAGTAGTTTAATTAACTTCTTGTACATAAATAATGTTAttgatccattttttttatattttttttttacaaatgaaatgaatgaaCCTCTGCTTTTCATTTTAGTATTTCAAGAGGCATTGTAATTTGATTTTGTCTGATAAACAATCCACTTTAGATTGCTTAGTCCATTTCATTGTTAAagcaatttgaatataatttttttttgttaataattcTTGCATTGTTATGTTGTATAGATTTAAGATTTGTAACATGAATAAGGATATATGAAGTAGTTTATTTACATAACTATACCTTTTAATTTAACTTCAGTTTATATCTATGTCGTTCAACTTTGAGCGTGTATaagtaaatattaaaatttgtataaaaattgaacaaatagacacattcgtcctacGTGGCGttctacatgacaattttataTCTTCTGTGTCattctacatgtattatgtcatgtagaaTAATacgtctacttgttcaactttaagTAACTATTTGCATACAACtaaataaatgacataaatatCAGTCGAAGATAAACTAAAAgatactatttatatattatgaaacGAAAGTTTAAAGAGAGATTCAAAGTAGGTGAAACCTCGTAGTCTCCGTCAAAAGAGATTTTGTATGAAAAGAACATATATCAGTTTCTAACTTACTGCTTGTGGCTGCTTCTCTTTCTGCCATGATTGGATATCACTATGAACCATTACTAACCTTTAATCCTAAGCCAATTGTCTGTCTGGTGTCTCATATACTTCTGTcttcttataataataaataataatactaatgtATTTACCTTTTCTACCCTTCACCCTAATTATGTACATTGGTTGGCCCCATCTCACTTTCATTTTCCCCTTTCACAAAATTCCAACTCCACTTGCATTATTATTCACCCAAAATGACCATAGCCTGTACCTCACAAGATTATGATATACTACATAATTCATACTTGTATTCCTCCCACCCTCAAATACATGACTTGACTCTTTTGGAAGAACATATACATATCAATTTGAAATGGTTTAACACAAACTCAATATATTTGTCGAActcttttttttggataaaagaaaatttgttgTATTGGAACTCTAAACTTGGTTACTCGAATGGGCTGAGAATTTCTATTTTACTATTTGATTTATTACCGtataaaaataactcaattatcTATTTATCAATGCACTAGATTGTAAAAATTACATCGATAATGAATTCAAACTTTTCAGTTTAGCAATGcatttaattaacaaaaatgCAACTCCATTGAGCCGGATGCTTAATACAATAAACACCATAAAATTCAATATATCCTTAATTTGAAGTACATGCACtgataaaaaatcattatttttccaCTAAAAAATGTTTAGTGACTATTTCTACTGATTTGATTGACTAAAAAATGTTTAATGACTATTTCTACTGATTTGATTGAATCggtcataaaaagaaaaaataacagtAGTATTTTTATACGGAAAAATAAGGAAGTTTTCTACTATTTCAGTGAAAAATTGTTTTCTATCATGTATTTTTCCGCGAACTGATTTGgtggaaaaattatattgtatagaATAAAATCCTAATTATTTGCGGTGGAGAAAACCTTTGCTTCAGTAGTGATACTCACTACTAATGAATGACCAAAGCATTGTGACCAAGAAGATATTTTGGTAAATGATTTGAGTTTTAAATCCTTTAACAAAACACAAAACATATGTAGGGacaaaatcttgaattattaaAAAGGGCAAAATAGGAAATTAACGACACATAATTGAGTTTATGGCCCACTTCCTCACACCATAAACCTTGTTAAAATCGTCCCTTTTTTCATCACTCTCTTTGAACCAATTTTCCTAATTTCCATGGCTAACCTCTTCAAGATACATACACTTTTTCTATCCATCTTCCTCTTTTCTTTCACCATTTCTTCAACTTCAATCCATGACCTTCTCAGAAGCAGGGGACTCCCAGCTGGTTTATTCCCAAAAAATGCTGTAAAATCATATGATCTTGATGAAAATGGCCACTTACAAGTCTACTTGGATAGTCCATGTGTTGCAAAATTTGAAACAAGGGTGTTTTTTGATAGTGTTGTAAGAGCTAATCTTAGCTATGGTGGTTTAATTGGAGTTGAGGGTCTTTCTCAAGAAGAGCTTTTTCTTTGGTTACCAGTTAAAGATATCATAGTTTATGATCCTTCTTCTGGTCTcatcttgtttgatattggtctTGCTCATAAACAAATGTCCCTTTCTCTATTTGAAGAACCACCTATTTGTAATCCTCAAGGTactctctttaatttatttatgttaaaaaatCCATTCTTGATTAGTTTGTTATCTCAATCCTCTGttttttcactttcctttttgTTGCCGGAGTCGGTATTTTCAATAAGTTAGTTTAACCTTATTTATGTAGTGTGATTTGTGGCCTCTCTAGCTggtcacaaatttcaaaaatctttattttttattactaatTGTATTGGATCTGAAATTTGTTGTGTTGTGCACCTAACAaaagatgaatttatatagGAAATGCAGGTGTGTTAATGGAGAAGAAAGGAAGAAGGAAGGAGTCTGGAATTCAGAttgaaagatacaaaaaatttcCAGTCAGTGGAATctctgattaaaaaaaaaaaaaaaactttcagtTTTGCTGGCTGTGTTCTTTGATTTTGGGTTTGATTGATGAAGGCTTGAAGCTTCAACAAAAGAGATTTGCAATGAGATTCTCAATTAGGTGCTTGTAGGGTTGTATAAAGTGGAAACTAACAGTATAAAGTTTTGGAAAGagcaaaattttgaattcttcttatttatttttttttaaaaataataattctcgCCTCTTGAAAAATTGATATACTACTAGCTACTAGTAATACATTGTGTTATGATTAATTACCAAAAGCAGATAAATATGGTGTGAACATATTTCAGTTTTTCCGACCTGCTCTGTCTGCCACAAACATTATTCTAATCTGACTCAAAAATAACACATACTATAAACACGAATAATCAAAGAATGACTGTCATGTCATTTCTCCAAAGTCATATATACTTCTAAAAACTGCATAACGTGCCATGTGAACCAAGGGCGGATGTAGCTTTCGGCAGCCAGTGAGGATATTAGAACGAGTGACGGAgtcaaatattcaaataaaaggaatttaaaatttttatatacatacatTTTTTTTCCCTACTTTTATGCTATTTGTAGTACCGTATGATTTTTTAATGAAAGAGATTCAATTGAATCTCCATCCTTGATTGTTGCTCCGCCATTGACACACCGCGCATAATCAGCCCATTGcattatatttgaattaaatagatatattataaaaaattcaaacaaaacatGTTTATATTAAATTCACATTTAAAtggaaaagtaaaaattaatataGTCAATTCCAACCTATTTGAGAATAAGGTATAGCTATTGTATGGGAAAATAAATATTGGTAATAGTGTATTACGTACActgatttaaaattttgaatttgtctttAATCATATCAAACTATACTCCAACTTCCATTTATATGTCAGGAAATGGAGTAGGATGGTCAAACTAAATTGATTCATGGTCCAAGAAAGGTATGGTCAAAGATAGAATTACATATTAATTAAGTGGTAACTCTAACTCATGGTTATTGTGCGTTGCTAAATTCCTATTAGTGAATTACCCGTGAGTCTTGGGATAAGGTCACACTAATGTTTTGTACacaggaaaaaaagaaatatattaaaatatgtaCTACCAATTTAATTTGTATCCATTTTTGCAGCAATGTGCATGATGaggttttatttttgcattgtTGTAATTGCATGACCTtattatatcaattattattattactatcatTATGTGGGACACAAAGATTTGTGATCTTTAAGCTTGAATAGACCAGGGCGGTTCTGTAATCCATGTGTTAATATCAATTTGAGACTTTCCAACAACTTGCCTTGGGGTCCACAAGTTTGGCcagataattaattttgattgaaTATGAAATTTGTTAAGGAAGATTGTACTAATAAGTAATTATCACAATGGGTTAATATTAAGTTTCTTGAAGAAAAGATCCTCCCTTAAATCAGGTTTATATATGCTATTGATTGATAATAATGTAGGTGGTTAGAATGGTGTTAAGTTTGTTCTGCACTCTCTTTTCAGCTTCCTATTTTTTGTCCTCTATTTACACACATTTTCTATTATTGAAGTTTTGTATCCTTTGCTGGTGGTTAAAGACTTTTTTGTCCCTTGGCCTTAATAGGGGCGGATCTAATGAAGGAGCTACGAGTTCATccaaacttaattattttatgttaagAAAAATTCGTAAGTATAAATAATAGATTTCGAAATCAGTAAATCAGAGTGGACATGAGAGAATGTCGAATGATATTTAAATGCTACTAGGTAGAATGTATATAATTTCATTATCCAGCCATCTAAAATGAGCAAAATCTTGAATCCtgtgtatatatttgaattggaaactaaaaGAAGTACAAAATTGAAAATGCTGTGCCTCATCCCTGACTATGTTGGTTTCTTTTTCGTGTGACTCGAATGTAACAAAAAATGGAAGCAATAAGAGCAGTGGCGAAGCCGCCAAGGATCAAGTCTCCACCAGCCATGGACTTGTTGAAAGAATGATGAGTCCTTATATGTGTGACTGCTGGAGCTTGATCACCTCTTCCTCTGTCCATTCCTCCTTCAAACGGCGCAGGACTTGGGACTACTGTGATTCTGTGAAGGTGTCTAGTTTTCTAAGTGCGTTAGCATTTTGCATAAGCAAGCTAACCTGAGCTAAAACTAGGCAAATGAGGAGAAAACTAAGCCTAGCCATAGAGAATATGAATATTGCTACAACTGTGTGCGCGTTTAGTCCTATTAATATAGATTTGAGAGAGTCTTTTTCGTGTTAATATTATAGTAAGAAGGTAGGTATACTACCCATGGTCTTAAATTTGACGTCTGATTTGGTTTTTCAACTAGTCTTTTATTATTTGGATCCTTAGACCtgttaaagaaagttttaacaaGGGAAGGTGATGCTTGAGGCAGGTTTATTTTCGGCTGTTCATTGAGGACGACATTGGTCAAAGAAcagagaagaaatcaagaaagaCAGTGAAACAAATGTCCTGCTATATTATAGGTAGAAGGTTTGTCATAAATTTCACTCTTTACACGTCTAATATTGGTGTTTGTTCAATATCTTATTCAAACACAAAGGACACTTAATGTGCTGGCTTTTATTATTTAGCTGTTTATTCAGCTGGATGGGATGGGaccaaaaatgttatttattCAATGTT
The Solanum stenotomum isolate F172 chromosome 12, ASM1918654v1, whole genome shotgun sequence DNA segment above includes these coding regions:
- the LOC125848689 gene encoding LOW QUALITY PROTEIN: uncharacterized protein LOC125848689 (The sequence of the model RefSeq protein was modified relative to this genomic sequence to represent the inferred CDS: inserted 1 base in 1 codon), which codes for MANLFKIHTLFLSIFLFSFTISSTSIHDLLRSRGLPAGLFPKNAVKSYDLDENGHLQVYLDSPCVAKFETRVFFDSVVRANLSYGGLIGVEGLSQEELFLWLPVKDIIVYDPSSGLILFDIGLAHKQMSLSLFEEPPICNPQGNAGVLMEKKGXKEGVWNSD